A single genomic interval of Acidovorax sp. 1608163 harbors:
- a CDS encoding methyl-accepting chemotaxis protein, with amino-acid sequence MQLDNIRVSRKLWFAFLGLMVAMAVVSGLAQNRSNTAMSRAIDAVADIDGRLASVIRWRGATGTANLMVHGIAITTDEALEKQYGAQLKEAIAGIGKIQEGISAGISDPADKAAMDKIQEIRKRVLAGVGKIRELRGAGDIAASQRFAKEEFTALINQYEGAQDEFIALLERRRDAVREDATTQRIRAGVIGAITALLVFGVGTLLAWWLVRSITAPLQQAVDTANAIAAGDLTRELQSTRKDELGQMLRALSDMSARLRGVVSEVRQGVDSVSSASVQIANGNHDLSARTEQTAANLEETASSMEELTATVTQSADTARQANQLAGTAAQAAARGGEVVGQVVTSMQQITESSRKISDIIGVIDGIAFQTNILALNAAVEAARAGEQGRGFAVVASEVRSLAGRSAEAAKEIKTLIGKSVENVESGSEQVTQAGKSMDEIVASVRRVSDLIGEITASSTEQRDGIGQVNQAVANLDQMTQQNAALVEESTAAAASMRDQAQRLAEVVSVFNVGASTRASASAPAPRPAPAQRFAPAPARAAVAGSKAAPAAAKGNDDEWESF; translated from the coding sequence ATGCAGCTCGACAATATCCGCGTTTCTCGCAAGCTTTGGTTTGCGTTTTTGGGGTTGATGGTGGCCATGGCCGTGGTGTCGGGCTTGGCGCAAAACCGCAGCAACACGGCCATGTCGCGCGCCATTGACGCCGTGGCCGACATCGATGGGCGCCTGGCCTCGGTCATCCGCTGGCGCGGTGCCACCGGTACGGCCAATTTGATGGTGCATGGCATCGCCATCACCACCGACGAGGCGCTGGAGAAGCAATACGGCGCGCAACTCAAAGAGGCCATCGCCGGGATCGGGAAGATCCAGGAGGGCATCAGTGCCGGTATCTCCGACCCGGCGGACAAAGCCGCCATGGACAAGATCCAGGAAATCCGCAAACGCGTGCTGGCCGGTGTTGGCAAGATCCGCGAGCTGCGCGGGGCGGGTGATATCGCCGCTTCGCAGCGCTTTGCCAAGGAAGAGTTCACCGCGCTGATCAACCAGTACGAAGGTGCGCAAGACGAGTTCATCGCCCTGCTGGAACGCCGCCGCGACGCGGTGCGTGAAGACGCCACCACCCAGCGCATCCGCGCCGGGGTCATCGGTGCCATCACGGCGTTGCTGGTGTTTGGCGTGGGCACGCTGCTGGCCTGGTGGCTGGTGCGCTCCATCACCGCGCCGCTGCAGCAAGCGGTAGACACCGCCAACGCCATCGCCGCAGGCGACCTCACCCGCGAGCTGCAATCCACCCGCAAAGACGAACTCGGCCAGATGCTGCGTGCCCTCTCGGACATGTCTGCGCGCCTGCGCGGCGTGGTGAGCGAAGTGCGCCAGGGCGTGGACTCCGTCTCCAGCGCCTCGGTACAGATCGCCAACGGCAACCACGACCTCTCGGCCCGCACCGAGCAAACCGCCGCCAACCTGGAAGAGACCGCATCGAGCATGGAAGAGCTCACAGCCACCGTCACCCAATCGGCCGACACCGCCCGCCAGGCCAACCAGCTCGCAGGCACCGCCGCCCAGGCGGCAGCCCGCGGCGGAGAAGTGGTGGGCCAAGTGGTCACCAGCATGCAGCAGATCACCGAAAGCAGCCGCAAGATCAGCGACATCATCGGCGTGATCGACGGCATCGCCTTCCAGACCAACATCCTGGCGCTGAACGCAGCGGTGGAAGCCGCCCGGGCCGGAGAGCAAGGCCGAGGCTTTGCCGTGGTGGCCAGCGAAGTACGCAGCCTGGCCGGGCGCAGCGCCGAAGCCGCCAAGGAAATCAAAACCCTCATCGGCAAATCGGTCGAAAACGTTGAAAGCGGCTCCGAACAAGTCACCCAGGCAGGCAAAAGCATGGACGAAATCGTCGCCAGCGTGCGCCGCGTGAGCGACCTCATTGGAGAAATCACGGCATCGTCCACCGAACAACGCGACGGCATCGGCCAAGTCAACCAAGCCGTGGCCAACCTGGACCAGATGACCCAGCAAAACGCCGCGCTGGTCGAGGAATCCACCGCAGCCGCCGCCTCCATGCGCGACCAGGCGCAGCGGCTGGCCGAAGTGGTGAGCGTCTTCAACGTGGGCGCCAGCACCCGCGCGAGCGCGAGCGCCCCGGCCCCCCGGCCTGCGCCTGCCCAGCGCTTTGCTCCGGCCCCCGCCCGGGCCGCAGTGGCGGGCAGCAAGGCGGCGCCAGCGGCAGCCAAGGGCAATGACGATGAGTGGGAGAGCTTCTGA
- the gshA gene encoding glutamate--cysteine ligase, with protein sequence MVPHLITALTGPINELEQRILDSMPAIERWFRLEWMEHTPPFYTSVDIRNAGFKLAPVDTNLFPGGWNNLTKEMLPLAVQAAMAAIEKICPEARNLLIIPENHTRNTFYLANVVQLQRIFNMAGLNVRVGSISPEIKKSTLIELPNGDSVTLEPVVRNKGRLGLKNFDPCTILLNNDLSAGAPGILEDLHEQYLLPPLHAGWSVRKKSTHFKNYEEVAKRFGKMLGIDPWLVNPMYSQCSGLNFAEDSGMDALQASVDALLTKVRRKYKEYGINEKPFVVVKPDNGTYGMGIMTVRDAKELDALNRKTKNKMAVIKDGQTVSDVIIQEGVLTQERVNDAVAEPVVYMMDRYVVGGFYRMHAERGVDENLNSPGASFVPLAFEHSTHMPQPGVRPGVSAPNRFYMYGVVARLAMLAASYELEATDPDAEVYD encoded by the coding sequence ATGGTTCCGCATCTCATCACGGCCCTCACCGGGCCGATCAACGAGCTTGAACAGCGCATTTTGGATTCCATGCCCGCCATCGAGCGCTGGTTTCGCCTGGAGTGGATGGAGCACACGCCCCCGTTCTATACCTCGGTGGACATCCGCAATGCGGGCTTCAAGCTGGCCCCGGTGGACACCAACCTCTTTCCTGGTGGCTGGAACAACCTGACCAAGGAAATGCTGCCGCTGGCGGTGCAGGCGGCCATGGCGGCCATCGAGAAGATCTGCCCCGAGGCGCGCAACCTGCTGATCATTCCCGAGAACCACACGCGCAACACCTTCTACCTGGCCAATGTGGTGCAGCTGCAGCGCATCTTCAACATGGCGGGCCTGAATGTGCGGGTGGGCTCCATCAGCCCGGAGATCAAGAAATCCACGCTGATCGAGTTGCCCAACGGCGATTCGGTGACGCTGGAGCCCGTGGTGCGCAACAAGGGGCGCTTGGGGCTCAAGAACTTTGACCCCTGCACCATCTTGCTCAACAACGACCTCTCGGCCGGTGCCCCGGGCATTCTGGAAGACCTGCACGAGCAGTATTTGCTGCCGCCCCTGCACGCTGGCTGGAGCGTGCGCAAGAAGAGCACGCACTTCAAGAACTACGAAGAGGTGGCCAAGCGCTTTGGCAAGATGCTGGGCATCGACCCTTGGCTCGTGAATCCGATGTACAGCCAGTGCAGTGGGCTCAACTTTGCCGAAGACTCGGGCATGGACGCACTGCAGGCGTCAGTGGATGCACTGCTGACCAAGGTGCGCCGCAAGTACAAGGAATACGGCATCAACGAAAAGCCGTTTGTGGTGGTCAAGCCGGACAACGGCACCTATGGCATGGGCATCATGACGGTGCGCGACGCCAAGGAGCTGGATGCGCTCAACCGCAAGACCAAGAACAAGATGGCCGTCATCAAAGACGGCCAGACGGTTTCGGACGTGATCATTCAGGAAGGCGTGCTGACCCAGGAGCGGGTGAACGATGCCGTGGCCGAGCCCGTGGTCTACATGATGGACCGCTATGTGGTGGGCGGCTTCTACCGCATGCACGCTGAGCGCGGCGTGGACGAAAACCTCAACTCCCCCGGCGCCAGCTTTGTGCCGCTGGCCTTTGAGCACAGCACGCACATGCCCCAGCCTGGCGTGCGCCCTGGGGTGAGCGCACCCAACCGCTTCTATATGTATGGAGTGGTGGCCCGCCTGGCCATGCTGGCGGCCAGCTACGAGCTGGAGGCCACCGACCCGGATGCCGAGGTCTACGACTGA
- the trkA gene encoding Trk system potassium transporter TrkA: protein MKIIILGAGRVGESVADSLVSERNDITVIDTDAERLRDLESRFDLRGVVGNGIEPAVLAEAGARDTDLLIACAAQDETNLVCCKIAQLLFNVPTRIARVRSTGLEGDVRLLGAEGFAVDRIICPEESLTRYIGKLIDYPEAMQVREFAGGRACLVSVRARHGAPMVGGTIAALRASAPEVAVRLVAIYRRFPDEPDRFVACAGDTRIEPGDEVFVLAAQEHIAHVLSALHRRDARHAHPVRRIMIAGGGRVGLRLAQQLGQQEGRFHLKVIESDPQRCVELASVLPHDVLVLQGDTTDEDLLGDEGVEEVDLFLAVTDDDEDNIMSCLLAKRMGAQRVLALINRRSYADLMHGTQIDIALSPAQAMLGELLAFVRQGDVQAVHSLRRGVAEALEIVVRGDRKSSRVVGRKVSELHLPRDVHIGLIVRGLPDATAPAGEGGAVLPEPQVIIPRSATVLESNDHVVFFLPHKRLVREVEKLFRVSATFF from the coding sequence ATGAAAATCATCATCCTCGGGGCGGGCCGTGTGGGCGAGAGCGTGGCCGACAGCCTGGTGTCCGAGCGCAACGACATCACCGTCATCGACACCGATGCCGAGCGCCTGCGCGATCTGGAGTCGCGCTTTGACCTGCGCGGTGTGGTGGGCAACGGCATCGAGCCCGCCGTGCTGGCCGAGGCCGGGGCGCGCGACACCGACCTGCTGATCGCCTGCGCGGCGCAGGACGAGACCAACCTGGTGTGCTGCAAGATTGCGCAGCTGCTGTTCAACGTGCCCACCCGCATTGCGCGGGTGCGCTCCACGGGGCTGGAGGGCGATGTGCGCCTGCTGGGCGCCGAGGGTTTTGCGGTGGACCGCATCATCTGCCCCGAAGAATCGCTCACGCGCTACATCGGCAAGCTCATTGACTACCCCGAGGCCATGCAGGTGCGCGAGTTTGCGGGCGGCCGCGCATGCCTGGTGTCCGTGCGTGCGCGCCACGGGGCGCCGATGGTGGGCGGCACCATTGCCGCGTTGCGCGCCAGTGCGCCCGAGGTGGCGGTGCGGCTGGTGGCCATCTACCGCCGCTTTCCTGACGAGCCCGATCGCTTTGTGGCCTGTGCGGGCGACACGCGCATTGAGCCCGGCGATGAGGTGTTTGTGCTGGCCGCGCAAGAGCACATTGCGCATGTGCTGTCGGCCCTGCACCGGCGCGATGCGCGCCATGCGCACCCCGTGCGCCGAATCATGATTGCCGGGGGCGGGCGCGTGGGCCTGCGCCTGGCGCAGCAGCTGGGCCAGCAAGAGGGGCGGTTTCACCTCAAAGTCATCGAGTCGGACCCGCAGCGCTGCGTGGAGCTGGCCTCGGTGCTGCCGCACGACGTGCTGGTGCTGCAGGGCGACACCACCGATGAAGACCTGCTGGGCGACGAAGGCGTGGAAGAGGTGGACCTGTTCCTGGCCGTGACCGATGACGATGAGGACAACATCATGTCCTGCCTGCTGGCCAAGCGCATGGGCGCACAGCGGGTGTTGGCGCTCATCAACCGCCGCAGCTATGCCGATTTGATGCACGGCACACAGATCGACATTGCGCTGTCGCCCGCGCAGGCGATGCTGGGCGAGCTGCTGGCCTTTGTGCGCCAGGGCGATGTGCAGGCCGTGCACAGCCTGCGCCGGGGCGTGGCCGAGGCGCTGGAGATCGTGGTGCGCGGCGACCGCAAGAGTTCGCGCGTGGTGGGCCGCAAGGTGAGCGAGCTGCACCTGCCGCGCGATGTGCACATCGGCCTCATCGTGCGGGGCTTGCCGGACGCCACGGCGCCTGCGGGCGAGGGCGGCGCTGTGCTGCCCGAGCCGCAGGTGATCATCCCGCGCAGCGCCACGGTCCTGGAGAGCAACGACCATGTGGTCTTCTTCCTGCCGCACAAGCGCCTGGTGCGCGAGGTGGAAAAGCTGTTTCGCGTGAGTGCGACGTTTTTCTGA
- a CDS encoding TrkH family potassium uptake protein — protein MTDMFPVLRVLGILVMIFASSLALPTAVSWWMQDGIWFVYPLSMAATAFAGGWLWWSFRVFRRELQPRHGVMLVSLVWLLLPLFAALPLTLAGHFIGRPLSFTHAYFEAVSGLTTTGSTVMSGLDALPVSVNIWRTFLQWLGGMGILILAVAVLPLLGVGGSQLFKAEAAGPVKDAKLTPRMTGTAKGLWGVYALFSVACALAYWLGGMAPLDAVMHMFTTVSLGGLSPYDASFGHFQSPLLEAIAIVFMLVASCNFALYFVALRKGDWRGFWRDPELRATLGTLIGGGLVVSLLLWAKGVYEPLAALRHGMFNTVSLATTTGYATVDYLGWPVFAPVLMLLMSGVATSAGSTGCGIKMVRMLILVKQARREMTRLVHPRAVQPVRLGDAVVDNRVIFSVLAFMLVYGATVIGLSMVLLLTDLDPLTAFSAVLASVNCAGPGLGSVGPASNFAVLTDFQIWVCTLAMLLGRLEILSFMAVLTPAFWRR, from the coding sequence ATGACCGACATGTTTCCCGTCCTGCGCGTGCTGGGCATTTTGGTGATGATCTTTGCGTCGTCCCTGGCCCTGCCCACGGCCGTGTCGTGGTGGATGCAGGACGGCATCTGGTTTGTGTACCCGCTGTCCATGGCTGCCACGGCGTTTGCCGGGGGCTGGCTGTGGTGGAGCTTTCGCGTCTTTCGGCGCGAGCTGCAGCCGCGCCACGGGGTGATGCTGGTCTCGCTGGTGTGGCTGCTGCTGCCCTTGTTTGCCGCGCTGCCGCTGACGCTGGCGGGGCATTTCATCGGGCGGCCGCTGTCGTTCACGCACGCGTACTTTGAGGCAGTGTCGGGCCTCACGACCACCGGTTCTACGGTGATGAGCGGGCTGGACGCGCTGCCGGTGTCCGTCAACATCTGGCGCACCTTTTTGCAGTGGCTGGGCGGCATGGGCATTTTGATTTTGGCGGTGGCCGTGCTGCCGCTGCTGGGCGTGGGCGGCAGCCAGCTCTTCAAGGCCGAGGCCGCCGGGCCGGTGAAGGATGCCAAGCTCACGCCGCGCATGACTGGCACCGCCAAGGGGCTGTGGGGCGTGTATGCGCTGTTCTCGGTGGCCTGTGCGCTGGCCTACTGGCTGGGCGGCATGGCGCCGCTGGATGCGGTGATGCACATGTTCACCACGGTGAGCCTGGGTGGCCTGTCGCCGTACGACGCGAGCTTTGGGCATTTTCAGTCGCCGCTGCTCGAAGCCATTGCCATCGTTTTCATGCTGGTGGCCAGCTGCAACTTTGCGCTGTACTTTGTGGCCCTGCGCAAGGGCGACTGGCGCGGCTTTTGGCGCGACCCGGAGCTGCGCGCCACGCTGGGCACGCTGATCGGCGGCGGGCTGGTGGTGTCGCTGCTGCTGTGGGCCAAGGGGGTGTACGAGCCGCTGGCCGCCCTGCGGCACGGCATGTTCAACACCGTGTCGCTGGCCACCACCACGGGCTACGCCACGGTGGACTACCTGGGCTGGCCGGTGTTTGCGCCGGTGCTGATGCTGCTCATGTCGGGCGTGGCCACCAGTGCGGGCTCCACTGGCTGCGGCATCAAGATGGTGCGCATGCTCATTTTGGTCAAACAGGCCCGCCGCGAGATGACGCGGCTGGTGCACCCGCGCGCGGTGCAGCCGGTGCGCCTGGGCGATGCGGTGGTGGACAACCGGGTGATCTTCTCGGTGCTGGCCTTCATGCTGGTGTACGGCGCCACGGTGATCGGCCTGAGCATGGTGCTGCTGCTGACCGACCTGGACCCGTTGACCGCGTTTTCTGCTGTGCTGGCCAGCGTGAACTGTGCGGGGCCAGGGCTGGGCAGCGTGGGGCCTGCGTCCAACTTTGCGGTGCTGACGGATTTTCAGATCTGGGTGTGCACGCTGGCCATGCTGCTGGGGCGGCTGGAGATTTTGAGCTTCATGGCGGTGCTCACCCCCGCGTTCTGGCGGCGTTGA
- the holA gene encoding DNA polymerase III subunit delta yields MQVALAQLSTHLQRALSPLYVLHGDEPLLQQEAADAIRATARAQGYTERSSYTVAGAHFDWSAVLAAGGSLSLFADKQIVEIRIPSGKPGKDGSVALQHVAESARGNDSTLTIVMLPRLDKATKTGAWFAALEGSGTSIQIDPIERGMLPQWIAQRLAQQGQRVVAGEEGQRTLQFFADRVEGNLLAAHQEIQKLALLHPAGELTQAQVEAAVLNVARYDVFKLSESVLAGQTARVQRMLDGLQAEGEAEVLVHWALAEDIRALKRVKDAMNAGRPLPMALRENRIWGPKERLFERILPKASDAALARLLQSAHTVDGIVKGLKQPDWPQDGWQALQRLAFQLCRLTSAAR; encoded by the coding sequence ATGCAAGTCGCCCTGGCCCAACTCTCCACCCACCTCCAACGGGCCCTGTCGCCGCTTTACGTGCTGCACGGCGATGAGCCCTTGTTGCAGCAGGAAGCCGCAGACGCCATCCGCGCCACCGCCCGAGCCCAGGGTTACACCGAGCGCAGCAGCTACACCGTGGCCGGTGCCCACTTTGACTGGAGCGCCGTGCTGGCCGCAGGCGGCTCACTCAGCCTGTTTGCCGACAAGCAGATTGTTGAAATCCGCATCCCCTCGGGCAAGCCCGGCAAAGACGGCAGCGTGGCCCTGCAGCATGTGGCCGAATCGGCCCGGGGCAACGACAGCACGCTCACCATCGTCATGCTGCCGCGCCTTGATAAAGCCACCAAAACCGGTGCCTGGTTTGCCGCGCTGGAGGGCAGCGGCACATCGATCCAGATCGACCCCATCGAGCGCGGCATGCTGCCGCAATGGATTGCTCAGCGCCTGGCCCAGCAAGGCCAGCGCGTGGTGGCGGGCGAGGAAGGCCAGCGCACGCTGCAGTTCTTTGCCGACCGCGTGGAAGGCAATTTGCTGGCCGCGCACCAGGAAATCCAGAAACTGGCTTTGTTGCATCCGGCGGGTGAACTGACCCAGGCCCAGGTCGAAGCCGCCGTGCTCAACGTGGCGCGCTACGACGTGTTCAAGCTGTCTGAATCGGTGCTGGCCGGGCAGACGGCCCGCGTGCAGCGCATGCTTGACGGCCTGCAGGCCGAGGGCGAGGCCGAAGTGCTGGTGCACTGGGCGCTGGCCGAAGACATCCGGGCCCTCAAGCGCGTGAAAGACGCCATGAACGCCGGCCGCCCCCTGCCCATGGCGCTGCGCGAGAACCGCATCTGGGGCCCCAAGGAGCGGCTGTTTGAACGCATCCTGCCCAAGGCCAGCGACGCCGCTTTGGCTCGCCTGCTGCAGTCGGCCCACACGGTGGACGGCATCGTCAAAGGCCTCAAGCAGCCCGACTGGCCGCAGGACGGCTGGCAGGCCCTGCAGCGCCTGGCCTTTCAGCTGTGCCGCCTGACCAGCGCGGCACGGTGA
- a CDS encoding FAD-binding oxidoreductase, which translates to MPPDQRGTVMAAAAASQPLRLPNDDATNGWSAILPPRTPRPALQGEVVADWLVLGAGFAGLAAARRLAELRPHAHIVVVDAGSVGDNASGRNSGFAIDVPHNIGSSLEELRQAAHYQALLTAGMNDLELLVAQHRIDCQWRRAGKYHCAVSPAAERTLQHHVQELRALGAPHELLDRNALAARLGTRYFAAGLYTPGTVLLNPAALCRGLADALPANVTLHEHTPVQRLDLSGGQVVVHTPQGRVRAPQLLLAANGFAQQLGLFGSAWGAETFPLVTFGSLTAPLTPEQRSRLGAPEGWGVTPASAVTGATLRYTDDHRILVRQGFEYAPQFRVSPAVRERVRREHAAVFAARFPQLGDVALEHFWEGSIAITRNGAPRWGRVAPQVHGVAGCNGAGVVKFTALGALAADLALGQDHPLLAHALALGGPTRMPPQPFMGLGVRAYIAREKWLGRAEV; encoded by the coding sequence GTGCCGCCTGACCAGCGCGGCACGGTGATGGCGGCCGCTGCTGCCTCCCAGCCTTTGCGCCTGCCCAACGACGACGCCACCAACGGCTGGTCCGCCATCCTGCCCCCGCGCACGCCGCGCCCTGCGCTGCAGGGCGAGGTGGTGGCCGACTGGCTGGTGCTGGGCGCGGGCTTTGCGGGCTTGGCCGCCGCGCGCCGCCTGGCCGAGCTGCGCCCCCACGCCCACATCGTGGTGGTGGATGCAGGCAGTGTTGGCGACAACGCATCGGGCCGCAACTCGGGCTTTGCGATCGATGTGCCGCACAACATCGGCAGCTCGCTCGAAGAACTGCGCCAGGCCGCGCACTACCAGGCCTTGCTCACGGCGGGCATGAACGACCTGGAGCTGCTGGTGGCGCAGCACCGCATCGACTGCCAATGGCGCCGCGCAGGCAAGTACCACTGCGCCGTGTCGCCTGCCGCCGAGCGCACGCTGCAGCACCATGTGCAGGAGCTGCGCGCCCTGGGTGCGCCGCACGAGCTGCTGGACCGCAACGCCCTGGCCGCGCGCCTGGGCACCCGCTACTTTGCGGCCGGGCTCTACACGCCGGGCACCGTGCTGCTCAACCCCGCCGCGCTGTGCCGGGGCCTGGCCGATGCGCTGCCTGCCAACGTCACCCTGCACGAGCACACACCCGTGCAGCGGCTGGATCTGTCGGGCGGCCAGGTGGTGGTGCACACGCCGCAGGGCCGTGTGCGTGCGCCGCAACTGTTGCTGGCGGCCAATGGCTTTGCGCAGCAGTTGGGCTTGTTTGGCAGCGCCTGGGGGGCGGAGACGTTTCCGCTGGTCACTTTTGGATCGCTCACAGCCCCGCTCACGCCCGAGCAGCGCAGCCGCCTGGGCGCGCCCGAGGGCTGGGGCGTGACGCCCGCCAGCGCCGTCACGGGGGCCACGCTGCGCTACACGGACGACCACCGCATTCTGGTGCGCCAGGGCTTTGAATATGCGCCGCAGTTCCGCGTCAGCCCTGCGGTGCGCGAGCGGGTGCGGCGCGAGCATGCGGCCGTGTTTGCGGCGCGTTTTCCGCAGCTGGGTGATGTGGCGTTGGAGCATTTCTGGGAAGGCTCGATTGCCATCACCCGCAATGGCGCGCCGCGTTGGGGGCGGGTGGCCCCGCAGGTGCATGGCGTCGCCGGGTGCAATGGGGCGGGGGTGGTGAAGTTCACTGCGCTGGGGGCGTTGGCGGCAGATTTGGCGCTGGGGCAGGACCACCCGTTGCTCGCGCATGCGTTGGCGTTGGGTGGGCCGACGCGCATGCCGCCGCAGCCGTTCATGGGGCTGGGGGTGCGGGCTTATATTGCGCGGGAGAAGTGGTTGGGGCGGGCGGAGGTTTGA
- a CDS encoding glutamate-5-semialdehyde dehydrogenase — MNALNVAEYTHTLGFQAKTASALMAKAPAAIKNKALLALARLLREQTEALQVDNARDLERARAAGLAEPMVDRLKLSPKVLETCAQGCEQLAAMADVIGEIIGMKQQPSGIRVGQMRVPIGVFGMIYESRPNVTIEAASLSIKSGNACILRGGSEAIDSNRALAKLVQQALAEAGLPQDAVQLVQTTDREAVGQLIAMPQFVDVIIPRGGKGLIERISRDAKVPVIKHLDGNCHTYVDDPCDIAMAVKVADNAKTNKYSPCNASEGLLVARGVAADFLPKIGAVYAAKGVEMRGCPESLAILQSVAGAKLVPATEQDWSEEYLAPIISVKVVAGVDEAIAHINHYSSHHTDAILTRDHMHAQQFLREVDSASVMVNASTRFADGFEFGLGAEIGISTDKFHARGPVGIEGLTSLKYVVLGEGEVRA; from the coding sequence ATGAATGCCCTCAACGTCGCTGAATACACGCACACCCTCGGTTTCCAGGCAAAAACGGCCTCTGCGCTGATGGCGAAAGCGCCGGCAGCTATCAAAAACAAAGCATTGCTGGCCCTGGCCCGGTTGTTGCGCGAGCAGACCGAGGCGCTGCAGGTGGACAACGCCCGCGATCTGGAGCGTGCGCGCGCTGCGGGTTTGGCCGAGCCGATGGTGGACCGTTTGAAGCTCAGCCCCAAGGTGCTGGAGACCTGCGCCCAGGGCTGTGAGCAGCTTGCGGCCATGGCCGATGTGATTGGCGAGATCATTGGTATGAAGCAGCAGCCCAGCGGCATCCGCGTGGGGCAGATGCGCGTGCCGATTGGCGTGTTCGGCATGATTTACGAGAGCCGCCCCAACGTGACCATCGAGGCCGCGTCCTTGAGCATCAAGAGCGGCAACGCCTGCATCTTGCGCGGCGGCTCCGAAGCCATTGATTCCAACCGGGCCCTCGCCAAGCTGGTGCAGCAGGCGCTGGCCGAGGCGGGCCTGCCGCAAGATGCGGTGCAGCTGGTGCAGACCACCGACCGCGAGGCCGTGGGCCAGCTGATTGCCATGCCGCAGTTTGTGGATGTGATCATCCCCCGTGGCGGCAAGGGGCTGATCGAGCGCATCAGCCGCGATGCCAAGGTGCCCGTCATCAAGCACCTGGACGGCAACTGCCACACCTATGTGGACGACCCCTGCGACATCGCTATGGCGGTGAAGGTGGCCGACAACGCCAAGACGAACAAGTACAGCCCCTGCAATGCGAGCGAAGGCCTGCTGGTGGCGCGCGGTGTGGCGGCAGATTTTCTGCCCAAGATCGGCGCGGTGTATGCCGCCAAGGGCGTGGAGATGCGCGGCTGCCCCGAGTCGCTGGCGATTCTGCAATCGGTGGCTGGTGCCAAGCTGGTGCCTGCTACGGAGCAGGACTGGAGCGAGGAATACTTGGCTCCCATCATCAGTGTGAAGGTGGTGGCGGGTGTGGATGAAGCCATTGCGCACATCAACCACTATTCCAGCCACCACACCGATGCCATCCTGACGCGCGACCACATGCACGCCCAGCAGTTCCTGCGCGAGGTGGATTCGGCCAGCGTGATGGTGAACGCCAGCACACGCTTTGCCGATGGCTTTGAGTTCGGGCTGGGGGCGGAAATCGGTATCAGCACCGACAAGTTCCACGCGCGCGGGCCGGTGGGCATTGAGGGCCTGACTTCGCTCAAGTACGTGGTGCTGGGCGAAGGCGAAGTGCGCGCCTGA